In Caldisericum sp., the sequence ATTCTTTTGTTGATGGAAGTGTTGGAAGAATAATCTTCACAGGTCTTAAAAGTGGTGACTTATTAGTTGTATTTGCAAGCAATGTTAGTAATCTTGGTATGATTAAATTTGAAATGTCGAATGCAATTCAACAGATAGAAAATCTTAAGTAAGGAGTGGTTCTATGGAAAAGTTTTATATTACAACTGCTATTTACTATGTTAATTCAAAGCCACACATAGGGTCTGTTTCAGAAGCAATTGCAGCAGATATTATTGCAAGGTACAAAAGATTATCAAACTTCGATGTCTTTTTTTCCACTGGAACCGATGAACATTCCCAGAAAATTGAAGCAAAGGCAAAGGAATTAGGTATTGACCCTCAAAAATTTGTGGATATGCAGGCTAACACATGGAAAAGTATTTTTGATAGGTTTAACATATCCTATTCAAGATTCATCAGGACAAGTGATCCCGACCATATGGAAGTTGTTAAGGACTTCTTTGTAAAAATGTATGAGAATGGAGACATATATTTAAGTACATACGAAGGATGGTATTGTGTTAGAGATGAGACATTTTTAAAAGACTCCGAACTTGTTGACGGAAAATGTCCCCACTGCGGTGGCGAAGTTCAAAGACTTTCTGAGGACAACTACTTTTTCAGATTAAGCAAATACAGGGATGCTTTGCTTGACTTCTATCTTAAAAACCCCACATTTATTGAACCAGAGTCAAGATATAATGAACTTCTAAATATTTTAAAGGGCGGACTTCAGGATATTTCTGTTACAAGAAAATCTTTTAAATTTGGAATACATGTTCCTTTTGACGAGGATCACACGATTTATGTGTGGTTTGATGCTTTAATAAATTATGTTACGGCGGTAGGGTATCATGATAACAAGGAAATGTTTAATAAGTATTGGCCTGCTGACTTGCATCTCATTGGAAAGGATATAACAAGATTCCATGGAATTGTGTGGCCTGCAATGTTAATGAGCGTTGGATTACCTTTACCAAAAAAGATTTTTGCTCACGGTTTCTGGAACCTGGAAGGGATGAAGATGTCTAAGTCTCTTGGAAATGTTGTTGACCCTGTTGAATTTGCTGAAAATTTCTCTAAACTTGCTCATATCACTTTTGAAAAGAGTGTTGATGTCCTAAGATATTATTTATCGAGAGAGGCAATCTTTGGTTTAGATGGCGATTTCAGGATGGAATCCTTCTTTAGAAGATATAATTCGGATCTTGCAAACGATTATGGAAATTTGATTAATAGAACTCTTAATATGCTTTCTAAGTATAGAAACCTTGAAGTTCCAAAAGTAGATGTTGATTACGAATTTGTCGCTTTTGCAAATGAAAAGTTTAAAGATTATAAAGAACAAATGGATCGGTATGGTTTATCCTTTGCTTTGGACAGAGTGTTTGAGATAATATCGTATTTAAATAATTACATCCAGGTAAAGGAGCCCTGGAAACTCGTTAAAGAAGGCGATAAACTTGATGTTGTTTTAAAGACTCTTATTGAAGGAATTGCTTATACAACAGTTCTTTTGCAGCCTTTTATGCCAAATGTAACTTCTTTTGTGCTTGATGAATTTGGTGTTGATGAAAAGTCCCTCAAAGAATACTCCTCTCCGCTTGTTAAAAAGAGTATATTAAAATTACTTGAGCCAATTTTCCCTCGTTTAGAAAAGGAGAGGATTGAACTTGATAAAGTTAAAGAAGTTTCTCTCGAGACTGAAAATGTCGTTGAAGTTTCAAAGGTAAAATACGAAGACTTTGCAAAACTTGATTTGCGTGTTGCAAGAATCTTAAAAGCATCGCGTGTAAAAAATTCAGACAAACTAATAGAATTAAAAGTTACCTTGGGAAATGAAGAAAGAACAATTGTTGCAGGTATCGGGAAGTTTTATTCCGAAGAAGAATTAATAGGAAAAAAGATAGTTATTATAGCAAACCTTGAAGAAAGAAAACTTATGGGTATTACATCACAGGGTATGCTTCTTGCAGCATCGACGCCTAACAAAGAGAAACTTTCTCTTCTTACTGTGGATAAGGACATAGAAGAAGGAGCAAAAATAAGTTGATGATAATTGACTCGCATGCGCATACATTTAAGGAATATTATAGTGAGGAAGAGTTAAAGGAAATATTAGAAGACAAGAACTTATTAATTAATGTTGTTGCATATGACCTTAAAAGCGCATATGAAAGTGTAGAAATTGCAGGAAATTATAGGAATGCTTTTGCAACAATTGGTTTTCATCCATATGATGTCGATAAGTTAAATGATGAAACTTATGGAGAATTGAAAAGTTTGCTACGAAGGGAAAAAATAATTGCACTGGGTGAAATTGGGCTTGATTACTTCAGGGATCTAACTTCGAAGGAATCCCAGATAAAAGGGTTCATTCGACAGATTGAACTTGCAAAAGAGTTAAATTTGCCTATTGTGATACACTCGAGGGATTCATTTTTCGACACCCTCTCAATATTAGACAGTGTGGGTTATTTTGTTGGGGTGTTCCATTCCTTTGATTACGGTATTGAGGAATTAAAAAAAGTTTTAGATAAAGGGTTTTATGTTTCTTTTTCTGGTATGGTTACCTTTAATAAGAGGAATGATTTAAGAGAGGCGGCAAAATTTGTGCCTTTAGATAGACTCCTCTTGGAAACAGATTCGCCGTATTTGGCACCAGTTCCCTTAAGAGGAACGAAAAATAGACCGCAAAATGTAAGGATTTTGTATGAGTTTTTTGCTAACTTAAGCGGCTTAGAAAAGGATTTAGTTTATGAAAGAGTTTGTAAAAACTTTTTTGAAATATTTAGAAATGCAAATTTAATGATGGGGAAGGAGGTAGCATGTTTAAAATCTTAAGAAAAGAAATTTTAGGACCTGAGATGGTCCTTATGGAACTTGCAGCACCAAATGTATCAAAGACCGCTGAACCTGGACAGTTTGTCGTTATCCGTGTTT encodes:
- the metG gene encoding methionine--tRNA ligase, translating into MEKFYITTAIYYVNSKPHIGSVSEAIAADIIARYKRLSNFDVFFSTGTDEHSQKIEAKAKELGIDPQKFVDMQANTWKSIFDRFNISYSRFIRTSDPDHMEVVKDFFVKMYENGDIYLSTYEGWYCVRDETFLKDSELVDGKCPHCGGEVQRLSEDNYFFRLSKYRDALLDFYLKNPTFIEPESRYNELLNILKGGLQDISVTRKSFKFGIHVPFDEDHTIYVWFDALINYVTAVGYHDNKEMFNKYWPADLHLIGKDITRFHGIVWPAMLMSVGLPLPKKIFAHGFWNLEGMKMSKSLGNVVDPVEFAENFSKLAHITFEKSVDVLRYYLSREAIFGLDGDFRMESFFRRYNSDLANDYGNLINRTLNMLSKYRNLEVPKVDVDYEFVAFANEKFKDYKEQMDRYGLSFALDRVFEIISYLNNYIQVKEPWKLVKEGDKLDVVLKTLIEGIAYTTVLLQPFMPNVTSFVLDEFGVDEKSLKEYSSPLVKKSILKLLEPIFPRLEKERIELDKVKEVSLETENVVEVSKVKYEDFAKLDLRVARILKASRVKNSDKLIELKVTLGNEERTIVAGIGKFYSEEELIGKKIVIIANLEERKLMGITSQGMLLAASTPNKEKLSLLTVDKDIEEGAKIS
- a CDS encoding TatD family hydrolase, encoding MIIDSHAHTFKEYYSEEELKEILEDKNLLINVVAYDLKSAYESVEIAGNYRNAFATIGFHPYDVDKLNDETYGELKSLLRREKIIALGEIGLDYFRDLTSKESQIKGFIRQIELAKELNLPIVIHSRDSFFDTLSILDSVGYFVGVFHSFDYGIEELKKVLDKGFYVSFSGMVTFNKRNDLREAAKFVPLDRLLLETDSPYLAPVPLRGTKNRPQNVRILYEFFANLSGLEKDLVYERVCKNFFEIFRNANLMMGKEVACLKS